The segment TGAATCAACCTGGACTTGAGTGGGAGAGAGAACGCCCAGTTCATCGATCTGATATTCCTTACCCGATGCCATCAGGTAGACTTTATCGCCTTTTTTCACCTGGCCATCGACGACCCGGAAATAGACAATGACACCGCGATAAGCATCGTAATAACTATCGAAAATCAGAGCGCGGAAGGGATCGTTGGTTGTGTCTGCAGGGGGCGGAACTTTTTGCACGATCGCTTCTAAAATGTCGGGCACACCAATGCCTTCTTTTGCCGATGCCATGATCGCTTCCGAGCAATCTAACCCAACGACATCTTCGATTTCTTGGCGCACGCGATCGGGTTCTGCGCCGGGCAAATCAATCTTGTTCAGAACCGGAATGATTTCCAAATCGTGTTCCAGTGCCAGATAGACGTTTGCCAGCGTTTGAGCTTCTACGCCTTGAGAGGCATCGACGACGAGGAGCGCACCTTCGCACGCTGCGAGAGATCGCGAAACTTCGTAAGAGAAATCGACGTGTCCAGGCGTGTCGATCAAGTTCAAGACGTACTGCTGTCCATCTTTTGCGGTGTAATTCATTCGGGCAGCTTGCAGTTTGATCGTGATCCCGCGCTCCCGCTCCAGATCCATACTATCGAGGAACTGTTCTTTCATTTCCCGTGCGGTCACGGTTCCCGTTTCTTGGAGCAAACGGTCAGCCAGCGTAGACTTGCCGTGGTCGATATGAGCAATGATCGAAAAATTGCGAATGCGGTTGACGGGTACGTCAGTCATAAACTTCAGAAGGTGCAGGAGCAAAGGACAGGCACTCTCAGACAAAAGAGATGCTTAAGATATTTTAATGCTTTCTTCACTGAGTTCGAGAATTTGAGAGGCTATTAATAAAGAAACATCAGTTACGATAATTTCTCCTGGTGTCAAATTTGCCTCGAAGCTATCAATGAAAAAATGTTAAAACTTTGATGAATCTAGGTAAAAAACGGTACATCCATTTTATGGGGAAAGATCGCAACTGGGTGATTTTTACTGAATTGCCCCGACTCTTCAACCAACCTTCTCAGAGAAGGTGATTGCCTTATGAATGATAAAGTTCAAATTCCCGATCGACACAAAACCGAATTAGCCATTCAGATTGATTCTGATCTATTGGATCAAGTCCGTCATTTGACGAACGATCCAAGCAAAGTGGTGGAAGTGGCGTTGCGGCAGTGGTTGAGAAGCGAAATGTACCGGGACGAAGATAATGCGCGGACGCTGCCAAGAAATCCACCTTTGCCTCCCCGAGGGGAATGGAACGATTAGGATAAGAAGTGAGCGATCGGGCATTGTGATCGGGCTATCTAGGTTAGGGTCGCGTTTGTGATGCCAGGTGTTGTTGCTTCGAGATTCAGGTCAAATGGTCACTTCTGTGGATCTTTCTACTTCTCTGTCTGATTCTTCTTACTCGATTGACTCGTCCGCGTCTGATTCTGCTGCACCCAGGGTTGCAGAGTTGATGATGATCCAAGATGCGGCGGGAGTTTTGATTGCGTTCGACTGGCAGAGAGCAGCAGATTTTCAGATTCAACCTGAGCATTTGTTGGGCAGATCGATTCAAGCCGCATTTGCACCCGTCTCTCGTTCAACCTATCTCGATCGTCTGAAACGAGTGCTTGCCTCTCAAACGCCTGAACAGTTTCGATGTCTGTTTGAGTGCGGCGATCGCACCGTTCTCTTCGACTTGGTGATGAGTCCGGTAATTTTGCCAAATGGAACAGCGGCGCTCGTTGCTGTGACTGGCGAACAGGCGAATGAGCTAGATGAGATGCGATCTCCCTTGCAAGCAGTTGAATTGTCGCGTGGCAATTCGCTCGATCGCTATCAGCAGCTTTTGACCCAAATTGTCTGGAATGCACGCCAGAATTTAGACCTCTCGACGATTTGGCAGGTCACCGTAGACGGATTGGGCATGGCACTCGATGTCAGTCGGTGTGTGATTTGTCCCTATGATCCCAAGCGATCGAGCATTAAGTCGGTGGCAGAATTTCGTCAAGATTGCATGACTTCATTGAAAGGGGCAACGTTTGACATTCAGAGCGATCCTTTACTCCAGAAAGCTTTGACAACACTGAACCCAATTCGGGCAGTGCGCCAAGCTCCCGAAGAGATTGAATTAAATTCGAGTCTGGATGTTCCTCAAACGCGCTTGCTGGTCGCCACCCATTATCAGGATCAGCCGAATGGGGTGATTATTCTCGATCAGTGCGATCGCGATCGCGTTTGGACACAAGCGGAATTAGATTTTGTGCAAGAGTTAGCCGATCAGGTGGGAACCTCGATCGCTCATGCGGCATTGTTGATTGAACTGCAACGTGCGAATGATAATTTGATGCTGAAGCACCGCGAACTCGATGAAGCACGCCATCAAGCCGAGGAAGCATCCAGACTCAAGAGTGAATTTTTAGCCAATACCTCGCATGAGTTGAGAACGCCGCTGAATGGAATGATTGGCTTTTTGAAGCTGGTTCTCGATGGGATGGCAGAAGATCCCCAGGAACAGCGAGAATTTATCGAAGAAGCTCATCGATCGGCAATGCACTTGCTGGACATTATTAACGATGTCTTGGATATCGCCAAGATTGAAGCTGGAAAGATGCAGATCGAATGCAGTCCAGTGAGCTTGCAAGAATTACTCGATCAAGTAGAAACGATGACTCGAACTCAGATTCGCCAAAAGAATTTGAGTTTTGAGGTGCAAATGCCTCAGACGCACGATGAAATTGTTGTGTATGGCAATTATCAGCGTTTGCTTCAGGTGTTGCTGAATTTGATGGGAAATGCGATCAAGTTCACCAATGAAGGCGGTGTGACGGTGAGCGCTGAGGTGATTAAAAAGCGAATTGTCGTGCAGGATGAGGAATTGCCCGGACTGGTGAAGATTCGGGTCGCAGATACCGGAATTGGGGTTTCATTAGACAAACAAGACAAACTGTTCCAATCGTTTAGTCAAGTCGATGGATCGCTGACGCGGCAGTATGGCGGAACAGGTTTAGGGTTGGCAATTTCTCAGAAATTGGTAGAAGCCATGGGCGGAGTTGTCAACTTCTACAGTATGGGTGAAGGCTTGGGATCAACTGTGACGTTTACAGTGCCGTTGTATCAAGAGCCTGTAATGATTGCAGCAGATTAAATCGAGCCTGCTGGCAGCATCGACTCGATGAAGTTCAATCCTACAAGCGAGTTTGTGCCAAATTCTCTAAACTAGAACAAGAGAAGTAACGGAGATCTAGGATGACGACTGTGCAAACCGATGCTCGTGCTTTGTTTCGGGCTGCTTACGAAAATCGGTACACCTGGGATGAGAATTTTCCGGGCTATACCGCAGATGTAACCTACCGCGAAGGCGATAAGACTTACAACGCAAAGTGCCGCATCAATCCTGATTTCACCTTTGATGTATTTGACATTGAAGACGGAGAAGGCAAGAAAGCGATTCACGGGCAAGTTTGGGAAATTGCAGTGCATCGGGTTCGTCGGGCTTTTGAAGCGACGCATGGCGAGAATACATTTACGCTCGGCGCAACTGATCCAGATGGGAGCGTTGAGCTTTTAGTCGGCGGGAAGGGAGAAGGCGATCGCTATAAAATTCGGAATAACGAAGTCAGCCTTGTGCATCGTCACATTCATGGTGTCGTCGTGACGATTAATACCTTCAGCAGTCACGATACGGGCAGTGGCTATCTCTCGCATCGCTACGATTCGATCTACAGCGATCCGAAGACTGGCGCAGTCAAAGGCGCAAGAAGCGAATTTGAAGACCTGTACGAAGAAATCGGTGGGTATTACATTCTGACCAGCCGGACGATCAAAACCGAGCAGCATACGAGTGAATTTTCGTTTGCGAATGTGAGATTGTTGGAGCCTGCGAGCGTGGCTTAGTAGAGGGTGGGGAGTAGGGGGTAGGGAGTAAAAGAACTTTCTCCCCACTCCCCACTCCCCACAGCCTGCCAATCAAAGCTACGATGAGATCAACAAGTTGTTAGTAGGTGAACTATGTCTTTGACACTTACGCCCGAAAATGTCGAAACCGTTTTGGACGAAATGCGTCCCTATCTGATGTCAGATGGTGGCAACGTGGAACTGGTGGAATTAGATGGGCCGATCGTGAAACTGCGTCTTCAAGGTGCTTGCGGCAGTTGCCCAAGCTCAGCGATGACTTTGAGAATGGGAATTGAACGACGTTTGCGCGAAATGATTCCAGAAATCGCGGAAGTCGAACAGGTTTTGTAAGGAAATCCTGAAAATGAAATGGGGGGCAAGCGGTAGACTATTAAACTGAACAGGTCTATCCCAAGCCTCCATTTTTTATGCCGTATCCGCTTCACGTCGCTTTCATCTGGCATCAGCATCAACCGCTTTATAAAAGCCGTGGCGATGCGAATTATTATGCTGCTTCTGAGGGGCAATATCGCTTGCCTTGGGTGCGGCTGCATGGAACCAAGGATTATCTTGATCTAATTCTGTTGTTAGAACGTTATCCAAAATTGCATCAGACGGTGAATCTTGTGCCGTCGCTGATCATGCAGATTGAGGATTATGTGGCTGGAACGGCACTTGACCCGTATTTGATCGCGACCGTTACGCCTGTAGAGAACCTCGATCGCGCATCCAAGGAATTCGTGATTGAACATTTCTTTGATGCGAATCAGCATACTTTAATCAATCCGCATCCGCGCTATTCAGAACTCTACGGGCAGCGGCAGGAACGGGGACGCGGTTGGTGTCTGGAGAATTGGCAGGAACAGGATTATAGCGATCTGTTGGCTTGGCATAATTTGGCGTGGATTGATCCGTTGTTTTGGGATGATCCAGAGATTGAGGCTTGGTTGAAGCAGGGGAAAGGGTTTACGTTGAGCGATCGCCAAAGAATCATCGCGAAGCACAGAGAAATTCTCAGTCGCATCATTCCTCAACATCGCAAGATGCAAGAATCGGGTCAGCTTGAGGTGACGACGACCCCTTATACGCATCCGATTTTGCCGCTGCTCGCAGATACGAATGCGGGACGGGTAGCTGTACCGAATATGACGCTGCCAGAATCGCGCTTTCAGTTTGCAGAAGATATTCCTCGGCATTTGAACAAAGCTTGGCAGATGTATGAGGAGCGATTTGGCTGTGCTCCACGGGGCTTGTGGCCTTCGGAACAGTCGGTGAGTCCTGAAATTTTGCCGTATGTTGCAAAACAGGGATTTCAGTGGCTGTGTTCGGATGAGGCAGTGTTGGGTTGGTCGCTGAAGCATTTCTTCCATCGGGATGAGACGGGGAATGTTTATGAGCCGGAGAAGCTTTATCGTCCGTATCGGTTGGAAACGCCTGCGGGAGATTTAGCGATCGTATTTCGGGATCATCGGTTGTCAGATTTGATCGGGTTTACTTACAGCGCGATGGAGCCGAAGCAAGCGGTGACGAACCTTGTCGGACATTTAGAAGCCATTGCGCGATCGCTCAAAGATAAAGCGGATCAACCTTGGTTAGTGACCATTGCATTGGATGGTGAGAACTGTTGGGAGTTTTACCCACAAGACGGTAAGCCTTTCTTAGAACTGCTTTACCAGACTTTGAGCAATGATCCAGATATCAAGTTAGTTACCGTTTCAGAATTCATTGAGCAATATCCACCGACAGAAACGATTCCTGCACAACAATTGCATAGTGGTTCTTGGGTCGATGGAAGCTTTACAACCTG is part of the Leptolyngbya boryana PCC 6306 genome and harbors:
- a CDS encoding type II toxin-antitoxin system CcdA family antitoxin, which produces MNDKVQIPDRHKTELAIQIDSDLLDQVRHLTNDPSKVVEVALRQWLRSEMYRDEDNARTLPRNPPLPPRGEWND
- a CDS encoding sensor histidine kinase; translation: MVTSVDLSTSLSDSSYSIDSSASDSAAPRVAELMMIQDAAGVLIAFDWQRAADFQIQPEHLLGRSIQAAFAPVSRSTYLDRLKRVLASQTPEQFRCLFECGDRTVLFDLVMSPVILPNGTAALVAVTGEQANELDEMRSPLQAVELSRGNSLDRYQQLLTQIVWNARQNLDLSTIWQVTVDGLGMALDVSRCVICPYDPKRSSIKSVAEFRQDCMTSLKGATFDIQSDPLLQKALTTLNPIRAVRQAPEEIELNSSLDVPQTRLLVATHYQDQPNGVIILDQCDRDRVWTQAELDFVQELADQVGTSIAHAALLIELQRANDNLMLKHRELDEARHQAEEASRLKSEFLANTSHELRTPLNGMIGFLKLVLDGMAEDPQEQREFIEEAHRSAMHLLDIINDVLDIAKIEAGKMQIECSPVSLQELLDQVETMTRTQIRQKNLSFEVQMPQTHDEIVVYGNYQRLLQVLLNLMGNAIKFTNEGGVTVSAEVIKKRIVVQDEELPGLVKIRVADTGIGVSLDKQDKLFQSFSQVDGSLTRQYGGTGLGLAISQKLVEAMGGVVNFYSMGEGLGSTVTFTVPLYQEPVMIAAD
- a CDS encoding DUF3386 domain-containing protein, whose amino-acid sequence is MTTVQTDARALFRAAYENRYTWDENFPGYTADVTYREGDKTYNAKCRINPDFTFDVFDIEDGEGKKAIHGQVWEIAVHRVRRAFEATHGENTFTLGATDPDGSVELLVGGKGEGDRYKIRNNEVSLVHRHIHGVVVTINTFSSHDTGSGYLSHRYDSIYSDPKTGAVKGARSEFEDLYEEIGGYYILTSRTIKTEQHTSEFSFANVRLLEPASVA
- a CDS encoding NifU family protein; amino-acid sequence: MSLTLTPENVETVLDEMRPYLMSDGGNVELVELDGPIVKLRLQGACGSCPSSAMTLRMGIERRLREMIPEIAEVEQVL
- a CDS encoding glycoside hydrolase, which translates into the protein MPYPLHVAFIWHQHQPLYKSRGDANYYAASEGQYRLPWVRLHGTKDYLDLILLLERYPKLHQTVNLVPSLIMQIEDYVAGTALDPYLIATVTPVENLDRASKEFVIEHFFDANQHTLINPHPRYSELYGQRQERGRGWCLENWQEQDYSDLLAWHNLAWIDPLFWDDPEIEAWLKQGKGFTLSDRQRIIAKHREILSRIIPQHRKMQESGQLEVTTTPYTHPILPLLADTNAGRVAVPNMTLPESRFQFAEDIPRHLNKAWQMYEERFGCAPRGLWPSEQSVSPEILPYVAKQGFQWLCSDEAVLGWSLKHFFHRDETGNVYEPEKLYRPYRLETPAGDLAIVFRDHRLSDLIGFTYSAMEPKQAVTNLVGHLEAIARSLKDKADQPWLVTIALDGENCWEFYPQDGKPFLELLYQTLSNDPDIKLVTVSEFIEQYPPTETIPAQQLHSGSWVDGSFTTWIGDPAKNKAWDLLTAARQTLANHPEATEENNPEAWEALYAAEGSDWFWWFGEGHSSNQDAMFDQLFREHLAALYRSLNEPVPENVRQPVEVHEARGDHTPQGFIHPMIDGRGNEQDWDKAGRIEVGGARGTMHQSSPIQRLWYGVDHLNLYLRLDFQTGVQPGKEIPPELNLLWFYENRPMHNSPIPLVDLPEQAPLNYAFHHHLGVNLLTQTVWLQEAGEYSRWQSRASRAQVGIDSCVEIAIPWADLQVEPDYGLRLVIVFSEGGRYRQYLPENGMLAISVP